The following proteins are co-located in the Heteronotia binoei isolate CCM8104 ecotype False Entrance Well chromosome 21, APGP_CSIRO_Hbin_v1, whole genome shotgun sequence genome:
- the LOC132589701 gene encoding olfactory receptor 5AS1-like: MGKGNHTAVTEFILFGFTDQQDLKVTLFVLFLAIYIATLVGNIGIFVLIWISPCLHTPMYFFLNNLAFLDLSYSSAITPKMLANFLAERKTISFTGCIAQMYLFAFFADTECLLLAAMAYDRYMAICNPLLYSSFMSRKLCICLVAGSYLTGSLSSLVHTCFTFHLSFCSSNVINHFFCDIPPLLALSCSNTHINEILLFALCGSIQMSTFLVIFVSYFCILCTVLRIQSSEGRQKAFSTCTSHLTAVALFYGTLLFMYLRPSSSYALDTDKIISVFYTVVFPMANPLIYSLRNKDVKDAMKKTLERNLCSC; encoded by the coding sequence ATGGGCAAGGGAAACCATACTGCTGTAACTGAGTTCATTCTCTTTGGTTTCACAGATCAACAAGATTTAAAGGTTACCCTCTTTGTGCTCTTCCTAGCCATCTATATTGCTACACTGGTGGGGAACATTGGCATCTTTGTGCTAATCTGGATCAGTCCTTGTCTTCACACGCCAATGTACTTTTTCCTCAATAACCTGGCCTTCCTAGATCTTAGTTATTCTTCTGCCATTACTCCCAAGATGCTGGCCAATTTCTTAGCTGAAAGGAAAACTATATCGTTCACGGGCTGCATTGCACAAATGTATTTGTTTGCTTTCTTTGCAGATACAGAATGCCTTCTGTTGGCTGCCATGGCCTATGACCGTTACATGGCCATTTGTAATCCGCTGCTCTATTCTTCTTTCATGTCTCGCAAGCTCTGCATCTGTTTAGTAGCAGGTTCTTATCTCACAGGCAGCTTGAGCTCACTAGTGCACACTTGCTTTACATTCCATCTTTCCTTCTGCAGTTCTAACGTTATCAATCACTTCTTTTGTGACATTCCTCCATTATTAGCTCTCTCCTGCTCCAACACTCATATCAATGAAATACTCCTCTTTGCTCTGTGTGGCAGTATACAAATGAGCACCTTCTTGGTCATCTTTGTCTCTTATTTTTGTATCCTTTGCACAGTTCTGAGGATACAGTCTTCTGAAGGCCGCCAGAAAGCCTTTTCAACTTGCACCTCCCATTTGACAGCTGTTGCCCTTTTCTATGGCACCCTTCTTTTTATGTACCTACGTCCAAGTTCGAGTTATGCCCTGGACACAGACAAAATAATCTCAGTGTTTTATACTGTTGTGTTTCCCATGGCGAACCCTCTAATCTATAGTCTGAGAAATAAAGATGTAAAGGATGCCATGAAGAAGACACTGGAGAGAAATCTGTGCAGCTGTTAG